In Nicotiana tabacum cultivar K326 chromosome 17, ASM71507v2, whole genome shotgun sequence, one DNA window encodes the following:
- the LOC142171883 gene encoding uncharacterized protein LOC142171883, which translates to MEFFAVVFAFDKFRYYLVGIKVIVHTDHSTLKYLLSKKESKPRLMRWVLLLQEFDLEIMDRKGIENQVADHLSGLEKITYGLIQRCVPEGEMQSILSHYHDGAARGHYGGNRIAAKVMEAGFYWSSLYKDAIAYVAICDKCQQTGESKESDAPVEEREVHGEEVGASASCEQVVGELGSLWESRVVALE; encoded by the exons ATGGAGTTCTTTGCAGTGGTCTTTGCTTTCGATAAATTCAGATATTATCTAGTGGGGATCAAAGTGATAGTACATACTGACCACTCAACACTGAAATATCTGCTAAGTAAGAAAGAGTCAAAACCGCGTCTGATGCGGTGGGTATTGTTGCTGCAAGAGTTCGATCTTGAAATCATGGACAGAAAGGGCATAGAAAACCAAGTGGCTGACCATCTGTCAGGGTTAGAGAAAATCACCT ATGGCTTGATTCAGAGATGTGTACCGGAAGGGGAAATGCAAAGCATACTATCCCACTATCATGATGGAGCAGCTAGAGGACACTATGGAGGAAATAGGATAGCAGCAAAAGTCATGGAAGCTGGATTTTACTggtcgtccttgtacaaagacgcAATAGCTTACGTCGCTATATGTGACAAGTGCCAACAGACAG GTGAGAGTAAGGAGTCAGATGCACCCGTGGAGGAAAGGGAGGTGCACGGGGAAGAAGTTGGTGCTAGTGCCTCGTGTGAGCAGGTGGTCGGAGAACTAGGCAGCTTGTGGGAATCAAGGGTGGTTGCTTTGGAATAG